From Vitis vinifera cultivar Pinot Noir 40024 chromosome 3, ASM3070453v1, the proteins below share one genomic window:
- the LOC104878773 gene encoding metalloendoproteinase 3-MMP, which produces MAEEFPNPIARESMEVIKHPESFRSFKHPKGSKKGDKMEGIQKVKQYLQRYGYLSSTHYSQTNTDEFDDALESAIKVFQTFYHLNHIEILDILESLTATQMSRPRCGILDHPSGSNTINPHGHHHLNIGTHYAFYPGDAKWGFF; this is translated from the coding sequence ATGGCTGAGGAATTCCCCAACCCAATAGCAAGGGAGTCAATGGAGGTGATCAAGCATCCGGAGAGCTTTAGGTCTTTCAAGCATCCAAAGGGGTCTAAAAAGGGAGACAAAATGGAAGGCATCCAGAAGGTGAAGCAATACCTTCAACGTTATGGATACCTGAGCTCTACCCATTATTCCCAAACCAACACTGATGAGTTTGATGATGCCTTGGAGTCTGCCATTAAAGTCTTCCAGACCTTTTACCATCTGAACCACATCGAAATCCTAGACATTCTTGAGTCTCTGACAGCCACGCAGATGTCCAGGCCAAGATGTGGCATCCTAGACCACCCCTCTGGCTCAAACACTATCAACCCTCATGGCCATCACCATCTCAATATAGGCACCCATTATGCTTTCTACCCAGGAGACGCGAAATGGgggtttttttaa
- the LOC104878775 gene encoding metalloendoproteinase 5-MMP: MAPRVSLLLSFILSSLLLPFLSQATSSGPSRVGPFGHLKSFGSFNHLEGSKKGDKREGIQKVKQYLQRYGYLSSTHYSQMGSDDFDDALESSLKAFQTFYHLNSTGTLDAPTATLMSRPRCGFRDHPSNSNSTINPNYSYTSRIKWPRDQMDIHYTVFPGSQPEQPIRNGFDAWAAVSNFTFERVREESRAVLRVKFGPIDGPGGALGSASTSLSYTDATITLDDTASWTVGAVPGSYDLESVATHEIGHILGLDHSQFEEALMYAYFGDGVTKKLAQDDIEGLRSKYS; this comes from the coding sequence ATGGCGCCTAGAGTTTCTCTCCTGCTCTCCTTCATtctttcttctctcctcctccctTTCCTTTCCCAGGCAACTTCCTCAGGCCCCTCACGCGTCGGGCCTTTCGGGCATCTGAAGAGCTTTGGGTCATTTAACCATCTGGAGGGATCCAAAAAGGGAGACAAAAGGGAAGGCATCCAGAAGGTGAAGCAGTACCTTCAACGCTATGGCTACTTGAGCTCCACCCATTATTCCCAGATGGGTAGTGATGATTTCGACGATGCCTTGGAGTCTTCCCTCAAAGCCTTTCAGACCTTCTACCATCTGAACTCCACAGGAACCCTAGACGCCCCAACAGCCACGCTGATGTCCAGGCCAAGATGTGGGTTCCGGGACCACCCCTCAAACTCAAACAGTACTATCAACCCTAATTATTCTTATACATCGCGCATAAAATGGCCCCGTGATCAGATGGATATCCACTACACAGTGTTCCCTGGCTCCCAACCTGAGCAACCAATTAGAAACGGTTTCGACGCATGGGCTGCTGTTTCGAATTTCACCTTCGAAAGGGTTCGAGAGGAATCACGTGCTGTACTCCGAGTTAAGTTTGGCCCCATTGATGGCCCTGGAGGAGCCCTGGGTTCCGCCAGCACATCATTATCATATACGGACGCAACCATCACTTTAGATGACACAGCCTCGTGGACGGTCGGTGCAGTTCCTGGTTCTTACGATCTGGAAAGTGTTGCTACGCATGAAATAGGTCATATTCTAGGACTTGACCACAGCCAATTTGAGGAGGCCCTCATGTACGCATACTTTGGTGATGGAGTGACCAAGAAATTGGCTCAGGATGATATCGAAGGCCTTAGAAGTAAATACAGCTGA
- the LOC104878774 gene encoding uncharacterized protein LOC104878774 has product MRVFWAFGASVEGFKHCRPIIQIDGTFLYGKYMGKLLIATSIDGNGHVFPLAFVIVEEESQDSWSWFLIALRFHVTQREGICLISDRHAGINAVVRNPSVGWSPPHAQHRYCFRHVVSNFNDKFKNKILKELAYRAGCQHQPQKYERYMEELKRLDEKSVAWFSKLDTKKWTQAYDLGYRSGWMTTNIAECINGVLKGARMLPITALVQLTFYRCVSYFETRRVDIRVRMAVGDVYTVYAIEKFRRAEAKASGHTATIFHRIHETFEVITALHGFHMDKGCNKQVVKLNEGLTLGDTDIDGQRLHLTWLSQRFPTLSPNADEESI; this is encoded by the exons ATGCGTGTTTTTTGGGCATTTGGGGCTAGTGTTGAAGGGTTCAAGCATTGCAGACCAATTATACAAATTGATGGTACATTCCTATATGGAAAATACATGGGGAAGCTTTTAATTGCTACTTCAATTGATGGAAATGGTCATGTATTCCCCCTTGCGTTTGTAATTGTTGAGGAAGAATCACAGGATAGTTGGTCTTGGTTTCTTATTGCATTGAGGTTTCACGTCACTCAAAGAGAAGGGATATGCTTAATTTCAGATCGCCATGCAGGAATAAATGCTGTTGTTAGAAATCCATCAGTTGGATGGAGCCCCCCTCATGCGCAACATCGATACTGTTTTAGGCATGTAGTGAGCAATTTTAATgacaaatttaagaataagatCTTAAAAGAGTTGGCGTATAGAGCTGGATGTCAACATCAACCGCAGAAGTATGAAAGATACATGGAGGAGTTAAAACGATTGGATGAAAAAAGTGTGGCTTGGTTTTCAAAGTTAGACACTAAAAAATGGACTCAAGCATATGATCTAGGATATCGGTCTGGGTGGATGACCACAAATATTGCTGAGTGCATTAATGGGGTGCTTAAGGGAGCGCGAATGTTACCTATCACTGCACTTGTTCAATTAACTTTTTATCGATGTGTGTCATACTTTGAGACTCGTAGAGTAGATATACGTGTTAGAATGGCAGTTGGAGATGTGTATACTGTGTATGCAATTGAAAAATTTAGAAGAGCTGAGGCCAAAGCTAGTGGACACACTGCCACCATTTTCCATCGAATTCATGAAACATTTGAAGTAATTACTGCTCTCCATGGGTTTCATATGGATAAAGGATGTAACAAACAAGTTGTTAAGCTGAATGAAG GACTCACTCTTGGAGATACAGACATAGATGGCCAGCGCCTTCATCTTACATGGTTGAGTCAGAGGTTCCCTACTTTGTCACCAAATGCTGATGAGGAGTCTATTTAG